In the genome of Carya illinoinensis cultivar Pawnee chromosome 13, C.illinoinensisPawnee_v1, whole genome shotgun sequence, the window AATAACTTGTAAAAGAGTCGCAAATGTATCATTACACcttgtcataattatcataatgGAAACTCAATATGGTAGCCATTGCCTAATGCAAGTGCAAATTAAAAGTAAATGTGAGATAAACCTCATGCATTGGCCTAGTGAAACTTGAAAGGTTTGACGTATCAGCTACGGTATATCGTAGGTCCTCTCCATGTCTGGCGAGGGACTGTACACggatcaaatattattttattatttctctatctaCTGCCAATCACTTTTCATTGGTTTTTCTCTTCATCCCCAAAATTCTCTATTGGACCAtgtcatctttttttctttctttctcctgaATCTCCCTTCTCTGTCTTCATCCCCTTCTCTCTGTTGGCCTTTTCTTCTTCAACCCGCAAtcccttttcttcttcaaccCGTCACTCTTCCCCAACCTGCAAGCGTCCCCTTCTCCCCAGTGGAACAGACTTCAGCATACATATCCAAAAAAAGGTGACAAACTTTAGTGAAATATTTGATGTTCAGGCtgttattatcaattaatccTATATTGGCTCGTGTGGGTGGTTGTCAATGCTGATTGATCGAATACTATGATATCTCAGGCTGTTATATACTGAGGCCATGGGCGATGTCGAACAGGGAGATCATGAAAGTGAGTTTGAAGTGCTATTTAAATTCTTTGTTATTGTTCATTCGACATAGATGACACTTCACATCCTTTGTTGAAATTTCTGTCAATGGTAGTTTTGATCATATAAACCCGAAGCCGCCCCTGGTTATTTCCATCTGTTTGCGGGGCcgtggttttattttttctttttatttgtttatttattttttgctttacaTTTTTCAGATTTAATGTctgatatgattaattttacATTAATCTATACGCGCAGACATTCTTTGATgctgaaataaagaaaatgaacatCCAGAACTGCTACTTCCCTCTTTTTGTTTCTCCTGGTGTATTGCAGAAGGAGAAGGATCATGTTGAGGGTTTTGCTCCTCAGgtgaaatttgaaatatttttctttcacaaTATTATATTGTAGTATTTATCATCACTCATTTTATTCGGGCGATAACATTTAGAACTTGTTTTGTGCTCCAATTAACACACCAATGCTAGTGTACATTGGAAATCCGATTGTTTCCATGATAATTCAATCTATTAAAAGAGAAGGTTGCCAACCACATTGGATCTTGGGCTTGCTTTAGATCCCGTGGGTCACAAAATCTGGGGAGTCTGATTTGGAAGTGCCTATAGCCATTCGCCCAACCAGTGAGACAGTCATGTATCCCTATTATTCCAAGCGGATTAGGGGACACCGTGACTGGCCATTGAGACGTAATCAATGGTGTAATGTTGTGCGATGGGAATTCAGCAATCCCACACCATTTACAAGGTAGTtgctttctgttttctttttcttttttacatgtattgGAATTCATTCAATCATGTTGCTGGCATGCATTGGTTCCTGAAATGGAGACGGGATGACGT includes:
- the LOC122291973 gene encoding proline--tRNA ligase, cytoplasmic-like → MSNREIMKTFFDAEIKKMNIQNCYFPLFVSPGVLQKEKDHVEGFAPQIPWVTKSGESDLEVPIAIRPTSETVMYPYYSKRIRGHRDWPLRRNQWCNVVRWEFSNPTPFTRSREFLWQEGHTAFATKAETDAEV